TTGCTTGCATTGCTCATCGGGCACCCGCCGCTTGTCCGGCATTCTTGAGCACCAGCCGCTCGATGCCGCCGATGCCATAGACGAGCGTCGCCCCCAGGATGGCCGCCATGAACAAGGCCGACCAGATCTGCACGGTCTGGCCGTAATAGCTGCCCGAGAGCAGCCGCGCGCCCAGGCCCGCCGAGGCGCCGGTCGGCAATTCGCCGACGATGGCACCGGTCAGGCTGATGGCGACCGCCACCTTGAGGCTTGCGAACAGGAACGGCACCGAGGCCGGCAGGCGCAGCTTCCAGAAAACCTGGGCCTGGCTCGCATTGTAGGAGCGCATGAGGTCGAGCTGCATCGGATCCGGTGAGCGCAAGCCCTTCACCATGCCGATGGTGACCGGGAAGAAGCAGAGATACATCGAGATGATCGATTTCGGCACCAGCCCGGTGATGCCGATATTGCCCAGCACGACGATGATCATGGGGGCGATGGCCAGGATCGGCACGGTCTGCGAGGCGATGACCCAGGGCATCAGGCTGCGATCCAGTGTCTGGACATGGACGATACCGATGGCAAGCAGGATACCCAGCAAGGCGCCCAAAGCGAAACCGACCAATGTCGCCGAGGCCGTCACGCTTGCGTGATAGACCAGCGACTTCTTGGCCGTGACCTTCACGCCGAAGGTGGTCTTGGCAAATTCGACCGCGACCTGGTCGGGGCTGGGCAGCACCGGGCGTTCCATCGACCAGGTGCCCTTGACGATCTCGGTGACACTTGGCGCGCCGCCATCCTTCACCAGTCGCTCCGAGACCTGCGCCCAGTTGAGCGCCACCGCCAGCCCGTACCAGCCGAGGATGATGAGGGCCACCACCGCCAGCACCGGCAGCGCCTTGTCCGTCACCCCCTGAAGGATGGTGCCGTTCATTTGACCTCGTCATAGGAATGGCCGGCCTTTAGCCCCAAGCGGATTCGATGTGCCAGCTCCTGCGCCGCCGGGCTTTCGCGCGTCTCGAGATTGCGTTCGGCCGGCAGATTGCTGTCGATCACATCGATGATGCGGCCGGGCCTGGCACTCATGATGACGATGCGGGTCGAGAGCAGCACTGCTTCGTCGATCGAATGGGTGACGAAGATGACGGTCTTCCGCGTCTTCGCCCAGATCGAGAGCAGTTCCTCGTTCATGCGGTCGCGGGTGATCTCGTCGAGCGCGCCGAAGGGCTCGTCCATCAGCAGGAGATCGGGATCGAAGCTGAGCGCCCGCGCGATCGAGGCGCGCTGCTGCATGCCGCCCGAGAGCTGGAACGGAAACTTCTTCTCGAACCCCTTGAGGCCCACGAGGTCGAGATAGCGCAACGCCTTCTCGGCCCGCTCCGCTTTCGAGATACCCATGATCTCATGCGGCAGCTCGACATTCTTCTGGATGTTGCGCCAGGGATAGAGCGCGGCGGCCTGGAAGATATAGCCATAGGCGCGCTTCAGGCGCGCCTCTCTGGGCGAGACGCCATTGACGGTCACTGAACCGGATGTCGGCTGTTCCAGGTCGGCGATGATCCGCATCAGGGTCGTCTTGCCGCAGCCGGACGGACCGATGAAGGTCACGAACTCGCCGCGCCGGATGTTGAGGTTGATATCCTGGAGCGCATGGACCGGCGCGTCCGGCGTCTCGAATGTCAGCCCCAGATTGCGGACGTCAATGACGACGTCGGAAATGCTCATAAACGGCCCCGGGGGCTTCCTGCATCCTCTGGAGAGTCCCCCTCACCCCGACCCTCTCCCCGCAAGCGGGGCGAGGGAGTTCCGAGCGAGTTCGATCTAAAGCCCCTCGCCCCTTTGGGGAGAGGGGTTGGGGTGAGGGGAATTTTGACAAGACCTGATTACCCTCTCACGCCGCATTCGCGCGTTCGACCATGGCGCGCAGCAGGACGTCGCAGCCGTCGCGGCAATCCTCCTTGGTCGCGTTCTCGATCTCGTTATGGCTGATGCCGCCTTCGCAGGGGATGAATACCATGGCGGTGGGGGCGACGCGGTTCATGTAGCAGGAATCATGGCCGGCGCCGGAGATGATGTTGAGGTTGGACAGGCCCAGTTCCTCGGCCCCCTTCTTCACGGCGGCCACACAGGATTCGTCGAACTTCACCGGCGGCGAATACCAGATCTCCTTGAAATCCATCTCGAGATGGTTCTTCGCCACCGCCTCGTCGCAGGCGGCTTTGGCTTCCGCCGCCATCTTGGACAGGATCTTGTCGTCGGGGTGCCTGAGATCGATGGTGAAGAACACCTTCCCCGGTATGACGTTGCGTGAGTTCGGGCTGCTGTTGATCATGCCGACCGTGGCGCAAGCGAAGGGCTGGTTCTCAAGGCCGATCTTGTTGATGGCACCCACCACATGGGCGGCGCCAACGAGGGCATCCTTGCGCACCTTCATCGGTGTCGGTCCCGCATGGGCTTCCTGGCCGGTCATCACGACTTCGAACCAGCGCTGGCCCTGGGCGCCCTGCACGATGCCGATGGTCTTCTTTTCGGCTTCCAGGATCGGGCCCTGCTCGATATGCGCTTCGAAGAAGGCATGGACGGGACGGCCGCCCACCTCGTCATCGCCGTAATAGCCGATGCGCTTCAACTCCTCGCCCATGGTCTTGCCGTCCTGGTCGGCGCGACCCAGGCCATAATCGAGGTCGAACACACCGGCAAAGACGCCCGACGCCACCATGGCCGGGGCAAAGCGCGAGCCTTCCTCATTGGTCCAGATCGCGGCTTCGATCGGCCGCAGGGTCTCGTATTTCATGTCATTCAAGGAGCGGATGACCTCGAGCCCGCACAGCACGCCGTAGACGCCGTCGAAACGGCCGCCGGTCGGCTGGCTGTCGATATGGCTGCCGGTCATGACGGGCGCCAATGAATTGTCCTTGCCGGGGCGCCGCGCGAACACATTGCCCATCTTGTCGATGCGGATCGAGCAGCCGGCCTCGCGGCACCATTCGACGAAGAGATCGCGCGCCTGGCGGTCGAGATCGGTGAGGGCCAGGCGGCACACGCCGCCCTTTTCCGTGGCGCCGATCTTCGCCATTTCCATCAGGCTGTCCCACAGCCGCTCGCCATTGATCTTGAGATTGGTCGCCATGATCTCCCTCCGGGTATCGCCGGGCGTCCCAGGATTTTCCCAGGGGGCGCCGGTTATGCCTATAGAACAGGGAGCATAGATGCGATTCGCGCAGCCCCCATCCCGCGCAGGCGAGATTTAGCATGAGGCGACAGCGATCGCAGCCCAAACCAGCCCTGTTTTGCCAGCCCATTCCTTGCAGGCGGACGTCTTTAGATGGCCTTTGCGGCCTTAAGGGAAATCCTGCCCAATCCTGACTGCTTGGTCAAGCTTGCTGTTGGAAGGCTGAAAGTGCACGACCTCAATTGGCATTCAAGCCATAGTCTTTGGTATGCAGACGGACCTTCCAGCTTGTTTCAATGGCCACGACGGCGTCGGGTTCAAGATCGGGCGAAACGCGCTGGAGAATCGAGAACTTGAAGGACTTTGGATTGCGGCCTTCGAGGCGCACGTTGCCGCCGCCCCTGGTCTGGAGATAGTTTAACCATCGACCAAGTATGTTTTCAGCGCCATATGCAGATCCGACATATCCCTGCTGATCTGATGTATCGAAAATATAGTAGACGCCTCGCCACTGCTGCAATGCGGCCCTCCAACTTGATGGCAGCGCATGCAACTCTTCCCATCGTAGAGTTAGTTGATCCCAAGGGGGCATTGATTTAACGAGCTTGCTTTCTTCTGCTATTGCTCGGACAAGAATTCGATTCCTGTCGGCCCATCGATACCATGCTCTAGGCGTCGTCCAATCAACGATCAGACGGCCTTTCAGGTCGCTCATAGGAATCAGCGATTCCAAATCGAAGAACTGCACGGCCTGGCCTTCGTCCATCATTCGCCTCAGCCCAGTCGAGTATTGCTTCAATTCGATGGGAAGCGAATCGTAACGCTCTTTAGAAAGTTCGGTCGAACTAACGCGCCTGTAGAGGCCCACAAACAGTGCCCTGTCCGACTGATGGGCGATAAAAGATGCTAGGTAGTCCGCTCTCAAAAGAGCACTTTCTGCCATGGGGTTTTGTGTTGATTGATATGCATTGAATGCTTGCGGTTGCTCTTCGGCCCACCACGGCAATATTCGTTGCAGCTCAGGCTCCGTCGGACGATGTCGCATCACAAGAACCTTGGAATGCGATACGTCGATGCCACTTCGTTGAAGCAGAAGATTGAGATCTAAGGGCTCGACCATACAAAGTCCTCCACACGTCTATATCAACGCATATGAGGTCTTTATACCAACGCTAGTTTTGATGGAAGTTCACGTCTAGCGGCCGGCCTGGAAGGTGAACCGCCATGGCGCCGCCCGGCCCCTCCGCCACGACCTTGCCCCGGCGCAAGACCTTGAGCCGTGCCGCTTTGAGGCGGATGGCCTCGATCGGGTCGCCGGCGTCGAGCACCACCAGATCGGCGTAGCAGCCGGGCGCGATGCCATAACCGTCGAGATGGAGGATCCTGGCCGGCGTCTCGGTGACCGACTGGAAGCAGGCGCGCATTGCCTCCACGCCCGTCATCTGCCCGACATGGAGTGCCATGGTGGCCACGTCCAGCATGTCGCCCGAGCCCATCGAATACCAGGGGTCCATCACACAATCATGGCCGAAGGCGACGGGAATCCCAGCCGCCATCAGTTCCGGGACCCGCGTCATGCCGCGGCGCTTCGGATAGGTATCGTGGCGTCCCTGGATGGTGATGTTGATGAGCGGATTGGCGATCGCCGCCAAACCGCTTTCGGCGATCAGCGGAATGAGCTTGCTGACATAATAATTGTCCATCGAATGCATCGAGGTGAGATGCGAGCCGGTGACGCGGCCCTGCAGCCCCAAGCGCTGCGTCTCCGCAGCCAGCGTCTCGATATGGCGCGACATCGGATCGTCGGTCTCGTCACAATGCATGTCGACGAGCAGGCCGCGATCGACAGCCAGTTCGCACAGCATACGGACGGAGGTCGTTCCATCCGCCATCGTGCGTTCGAAATGCGGGATACCGCCCACCACGTCGACACCACGATCAAGCGCCATCTTCAGCAGCTTGACCGCCCCATCGCTGCGCAGGTAGCCATCCTGCGGAAACGCCACCAATTGCAGATCGAGATAGGGCTTCACGCGCTTCTTGACTTCCAACAGCGCATCCACCGCCAGCAGCCGAGGATCGCAGATATCGACATGGCTGCGGATCGCAAGCAGCCCGCGCGCCACCGCCCAGTCACAGTACTGCAGCGCCCGCTCCATGATCGCTTCCTGGGTGAGATGTGGCTTCAACTCGCCCCAGAGCTGAATGCCCTCCAGCA
This Rhodospirillaceae bacterium DNA region includes the following protein-coding sequences:
- a CDS encoding ABC transporter ATP-binding protein, with product MSISDVVIDVRNLGLTFETPDAPVHALQDINLNIRRGEFVTFIGPSGCGKTTLMRIIADLEQPTSGSVTVNGVSPREARLKRAYGYIFQAAALYPWRNIQKNVELPHEIMGISKAERAEKALRYLDLVGLKGFEKKFPFQLSGGMQQRASIARALSFDPDLLLMDEPFGALDEITRDRMNEELLSIWAKTRKTVIFVTHSIDEAVLLSTRIVIMSARPGRIIDVIDSNLPAERNLETRESPAAQELAHRIRLGLKAGHSYDEVK
- a CDS encoding GIY-YIG nuclease family protein produces the protein MVEPLDLNLLLQRSGIDVSHSKVLVMRHRPTEPELQRILPWWAEEQPQAFNAYQSTQNPMAESALLRADYLASFIAHQSDRALFVGLYRRVSSTELSKERYDSLPIELKQYSTGLRRMMDEGQAVQFFDLESLIPMSDLKGRLIVDWTTPRAWYRWADRNRILVRAIAEESKLVKSMPPWDQLTLRWEELHALPSSWRAALQQWRGVYYIFDTSDQQGYVGSAYGAENILGRWLNYLQTRGGGNVRLEGRNPKSFKFSILQRVSPDLEPDAVVAIETSWKVRLHTKDYGLNAN
- a CDS encoding amidohydrolase family protein: MFDLVIRYATLPDGRTGIDIGISGEKIVAVEPGLPEAGEATIQARGLLVSPPFVDAHFHMDATLSLGLPRLNRSGTLLEGIQLWGELKPHLTQEAIMERALQYCDWAVARGLLAIRSHVDICDPRLLAVDALLEVKKRVKPYLDLQLVAFPQDGYLRSDGAVKLLKMALDRGVDVVGGIPHFERTMADGTTSVRMLCELAVDRGLLVDMHCDETDDPMSRHIETLAAETQRLGLQGRVTGSHLTSMHSMDNYYVSKLIPLIAESGLAAIANPLINITIQGRHDTYPKRRGMTRVPELMAAGIPVAFGHDCVMDPWYSMGSGDMLDVATMALHVGQMTGVEAMRACFQSVTETPARILHLDGYGIAPGCYADLVVLDAGDPIEAIRLKAARLKVLRRGKVVAEGPGGAMAVHLPGRPLDVNFHQN
- a CDS encoding ABC transporter permease codes for the protein MNGTILQGVTDKALPVLAVVALIILGWYGLAVALNWAQVSERLVKDGGAPSVTEIVKGTWSMERPVLPSPDQVAVEFAKTTFGVKVTAKKSLVYHASVTASATLVGFALGALLGILLAIGIVHVQTLDRSLMPWVIASQTVPILAIAPMIIVVLGNIGITGLVPKSIISMYLCFFPVTIGMVKGLRSPDPMQLDLMRSYNASQAQVFWKLRLPASVPFLFASLKVAVAISLTGAIVGELPTGASAGLGARLLSGSYYGQTVQIWSALFMAAILGATLVYGIGGIERLVLKNAGQAAGAR
- a CDS encoding Zn-dependent hydrolase, which gives rise to MATNLKINGERLWDSLMEMAKIGATEKGGVCRLALTDLDRQARDLFVEWCREAGCSIRIDKMGNVFARRPGKDNSLAPVMTGSHIDSQPTGGRFDGVYGVLCGLEVIRSLNDMKYETLRPIEAAIWTNEEGSRFAPAMVASGVFAGVFDLDYGLGRADQDGKTMGEELKRIGYYGDDEVGGRPVHAFFEAHIEQGPILEAEKKTIGIVQGAQGQRWFEVVMTGQEAHAGPTPMKVRKDALVGAAHVVGAINKIGLENQPFACATVGMINSSPNSRNVIPGKVFFTIDLRHPDDKILSKMAAEAKAACDEAVAKNHLEMDFKEIWYSPPVKFDESCVAAVKKGAEELGLSNLNIISGAGHDSCYMNRVAPTAMVFIPCEGGISHNEIENATKEDCRDGCDVLLRAMVERANAA